The genomic region ccctggccctgcacaggacatcctCAAGGGTCACACTCAGGCCTGAGAGCgttgtccaaatgcctcttgaATTCTGCCAGACCTGGTGCCGtgaccactttcctggggagccttttccagtgcccgaccaccctctgggtgaagaaactACTCCActgtgaaaagtgcatattaTAGGGCTCTACGCAGATATTTACTATATGTATTTTGCTGTATTGATTACTAGTGCTGTactaacattttaataatattataaatGTAGTCTTGTAGTTAAAAAGgtaacttttgtagttaaaataagaactatgtgagattttttttaagaaaggaatgaagCACTcgcaccagatagcagccacaagacacctaaatctttcagcaaaaaaggaatttattgttctcttatcagaagaaactgaaTTCTTCCTGCCTAGCTAAAGATTGAAAGTGCCTTAGGATTCagaagaagttgacactgaccagacagaatcctgtatttgaatggaatttatgcatcatgtatgagatgtatgaacATGCAACAGGCTATCGCtcttaagggttaatcctctgttaacgggtgtcctttttcgggctcgtgcGGCCCAGAAgaaggtacccggacgtccgtgactctttgtctctattgtctcatattgtcctaattcaaattgtccaaattattattactctaattgtatttctatttttataaccattttattactattaaactttaaaaaaattaaaaacaagtgattggcgaTTTTCACATGCACGAACCCCGTGTTAGCTCCATTTAAACGCTTCCACACCTCCGGCCGTGCTGCCTCCACGCGGGTTTAGCTGCGCTCCGGAGCGGGCGCGGCCCCCGGCGGGCACCGCGGGCTGGGGGCGTCACCCGCCCGGGGCCGGCAtggcggccgggcccggcgtCGCTGCCCGGGCTAAACATGGCCGCGGGCCCGGCCCTTGGACTACAAGTCCCAGGAGCGAGCGGGAGGGCGCGGCGCGGCCGCAGCCCGTGCGGAGGATGAGGCGGTGGCGGGGCGGCCGGAGCGCGGCGGCCGGAGCTggcgctgccctgggctgaCCCCTTCGGGGGGCGCCGGGGCTGCGcggggccggcagcggggcCCGGGCCCGCCGTGAGGTAACGGGGGCTGGGGCCGCTGGTGGTCAATGCCCGCCATTAGGCCGAGCAGGGCCGCGGTAAACAGAGCGCGGCGTGGGGCGTGCTGCTGCCGGGGGTGGGGGGCGCCGGGGTTAGGAGGGAGCAGTTTCTCAGTGCTTTTCTGTAAAACATGTGTTTCAGGGGGTTTCTGTAAAGGAGTCATGCCTCGTTTTGCTCCACAGTAATGCTGTGGTGTCCGggggggtgttttgtttttgtctctGCCGGACTACATCTGGTGCGCTGTGGCGGAAAAGGTTATTTGAGGACAAGTGGGTTAGCGATTAGAGGGTGTCCAAAGGTGGGCTAcgaagatggtgaagggccttgacGGGAATCTGTGTTAGAAGCGGCCGAGGTCAtttccagcctggaggagactgagggagACCTCCAGGCTGAAGTCTCTGCAACTTCCTTAggaagggcagaggaggagcaggtactggtctgtgctctgtgtgccagtGACTGCAcccgagggaatggcctgaagctgtgtcagggcaggtttaggctgggtattagaaaaaggttcttcacccagagggtggctgggcactggagcagctgttCCCCAGGGAACAGCACCAGGCAGCCAGGGTTCAGGGAGCctttggacagtgctctcaggcacatggtgtgactctcagggtgtcctgtgcagagccaggaggtgGACTCAACGActccttgtgggtctcttccaattcagcatgttctgtgattcagtgattctgtaTTTTGGCTTAGTTGCTCGGCTGAATGGCAGCTGGGAGGTTCTCCCTTCAGTGCAACTTCAAGCATACCAAGCTTTGATATCTTTTGCTTATAGGCTCAAAATATACCTTATTTAAACAGTGAGGAATCTGAGACATCATTGTTACTCAGCCTACCTTCCTGTTATCTTGTTGAGCGacagatttctttcttctaaagaaaaaaaaaaagaaaaaacccaccttTTTCATGGCTTTAGTTGCTGAGCTGAGATTTGCTCTCCTGGAAAAGAAGTAAGAATACAGATTTAGTCTTAAGCTGGTGCTAGGGATACCTCGAGACTTAGTACCTTTATTTCCCTGTTGTGTTGGCACTGGGATTTGTACCAAATCAATGGCTTTCCAAACAAAGTTCTGACAGCTTGCAGGAAAGTGGTCTCCTCATTCCTTACAAATAGCCTTATGATAAAGTTAATGCAGCATGCAAAAATGACCTTTTGTAAAGGTCATTCCTCTGAGCGCTTGAAAGATCTGACACTTGAATTCAACAAGgcagaaattttaaattgtcACTCAGACAGATAGGGTTTGGATACTAAATGTCACTTACAAATCTGAGGGGGGTAAAGGATGCAAGATCACTTTGTAAAGTCCCATTTTGCATATCATTTAGATAAATGTTTAAATACCTTGTATATAAGTGTTTGAATATCTTGTATGCATTAACTTGTAGAGAAAGAGTATCTTCTGTAAGGGCTGAGCAGGATGACTTTGCCTCCACAGCTTTCTACAGGCAGATGTAGTTGTGTGCTAGTAATGACACTTGTGCTTTTTTGGTAGGTACTCCATGCTGCCCCGCCATgtgcagaggctgggcagagacTGGATCACCCACTGGAATGGCTCCCAGATACTGGCCTTGAACAGCCCAGTTTCCAGCTGTATGAGATGGGCCGGACACTATCCTCCCTGGGCCTCCTTTCCACTCCCCatttcagctgatttttcaGCAAACTGGAGATTCCCTCCATTTTTTGGAACTTGGAGACAATTTCAGAACTCCATTTGGCATCTTGATAACTACACCCAAAGCTGTTGCTTTCACCTCCCCAACCCCAGTATGAAATCTGAGGGAGAAGAACCATtgacaaagaagagaaaactctGTGGCCAGGATGATACTTCAACTCCTGAACAGCAAACAGACTTGTCTAATCAGAAGGAAGTATCTTGTCTTTCTGTAGCGCAGAATGAGGAAAAACATGGCAGCAAGAAAGGTAAAAGATGCTCTTTGCTcatttgctgtgtttatttGTAATGCTGAATACACCAAATAGGTTTAGAGACATGAGCAGTAGTACCTGCTCCTTTTGAGTTACTGTTTTTCTTGGCACCCCTCTCAGGGAAACATGTCTTTAAAATGCTCCAGTTTTGTAATGCTGTTTAGTCAGCAAACTTGTATTTTGTGCTGTCAAACAGTGCCAGAACTAGGTTCACTGCACTTGAGAGTGGAACACAGTCACTTGTGTGAGGGATTGCCCAACCTGGGGAGTCCTGAGCTTGGTTCAGACAACACTCTCTCGTGTCTCTGTCACCAGTAACTTGGAAGCTCTGGAAAGCAAAGATTTGGCTGACTTGCTGTAGGGCTGAGCTGGACTGGCAGTTGTATAGCTTCAGTCCTTGTGCTCTACCTGAGCTCATGAACACTACTGGACCTGAACTGGTTTCTTTCCAGACCAGTTGTGTTATCTGTGACCTAGAAAACTGAGAATGAATGCACTGAGTTTTAATGGTGCATGCTTCCAGTGTGCTTGTGTGATTTTGTTCTTACAGCTGTATTCTGCCACTGGCATGGTAGCAAGTTTTGTGTCAGATCACATCTGACAGAGCAGGCAGCACGTGTGCTTATCCAGATAAATACAGGAGGAAGTGCAGAGTTGTGTACTGGGCTTAGTAACAAACTTCCATGAAACTTCAAAGTGTCTGTGTTAGCTTGTTAAAGATACAATCTTGTACATAGCATCCAAATATTTTACTGAGTCTTGTGTATATTTACAGTTTTGTCTAGTGTGAGACAAACAGGGGGACCCAGTCAAAATAGTTTTCCTCTTGCATAAATCACTTCCTTAGCAAACTAAACTGGAAATTGTATTATGATTAAAAAGGGTAATAGATGCTATCAGCATCCCAAAGGGATTTTTGGACACAAAAACCCATAAGGCTTAGAAACATCATATTCATCTTCAGGAGCCAAAGGAGGGGACTTTTCTCTGTGCCTTGATTACAGAGTCGTTTGTTAACCCTGCTTGCCTTTTATCAGATGGCTTTATCTGAGGGTGTGGTTGGCACTGTGGTCCTTCCCAGTCACCCTTGGGAAGGTGATGCTAGTTAAAGATACCTGCTGAGGAACAATGTGGCTTCTCTCCCACCACAGAAACAGAACTTAAAGCTTTGCAGTATTCATTGCAAACACTGTAAAGTCCTCAATAATCTAAGCACAGCAATGAAAATTACTCCCCAAATAGGACAGATCGTGAAGCTATAGCTGCAGTCTGCCACTGGTTGTTAGCACAGATAACTGGACCTCAGCTTGCTCTCAGATGAGGTCAGATGTAAAGGGTGAAAAGCATCTCTGTGAGCTTTTAAGTGGAGAAATACTTTTCTTAAGAAGTAATTGGATGCTTAATGATGGGCAGATATGTTATTATGAATTTTTCTAGTAATTGTAagtatgaaattaaaaatggcaGGAAGGTGAAGGATGTCTTTTCAGAAGTTCTTGGTAATTCTGAAACTTAATAATTTCTTGATTTCTCAACGCACTGAGGAAAATTGGgttctttatttgttttgggaCTCCTGTAGTAGACCCTGTTGCAGCTCATGGCTGAGTTTTACAGACTGTACACACGGTAGAGGTGATTGCTGGATTCCTAACCCTTTGTTAGTCATGCATAGAGAGATCAACAAGGTGCCCATATGCTGCCCTAAGGAGTGTATCCACACTGGCATACACCATCTCTGCTGATGAGGAAGTGGCACAAGGCAGTGGGAGACTCCCAACAGACTGGATTTGGCTCACCAGTTATGCAAGCCCTTCTACAGGAGCAGGGGGTGTAGTCTGATTGCAACAATCTCCTTAGAACAGGCCAGTTCCCCAGTTTCAAAGCAGTTGAAATTCAGGGTATATAatggttttgtgctgtttgttttggtttgtttgatttttttttttttttactgatgcTTATCTATCTTAAACAGAGGGTCTGAATCACTGCTAATTGAATAAGCTTTTAGAATTATTTAAGAGATTTGAAAGACAAATGGTTGTCAGTAGAATGATTTCCAAGAGCAGTAAGAAGTCATATGGTCTATAACATaacttttttttgcttgatATTCTTTTAACAGGAACCATCAAAAgacactgggaatatttctgtcaGCAGAGTAAAACAATGAAAATCGCTAAAAATAAAGGATCTgaccaaagcagcacaggaagtGAGGCAACATTTGATTTTACAGTCATGTCCTACAACATTCTCTCACAGAATTTGTTGGAAGACAACTCTCACCTGTACAGACACTGCAGGCAGCGATTGCTATTCTGGACATACAGATTTCCCAACATCCTACAAGAAATCAAAGAGCTGGATGCAGATGTGAGTAGAAAATGAGCATGTGGATATTTGTTAAGAACTGATTAACTGAGGTAGCAAATTCTGCTACTCTGTACTGGGGTCTGAAAAAACACCTctgtggttttggttggttgtagagtttattgtttgtttttgtttgtatgTTATTGTTTACATAAATTATTGTAAGTCTTAATCAGGAAGTCAAGTCAGTAAGATGTTGCTTCAGTCATTGTTCAGACCAACAAAAGTTCAGTGATAGAATCCATCCTGTTTGTGTCAAAAAACagtactgaaaaaaatagttgTATTAGGGAAGCCACAGAAAAACAGCCTTGTACCATTTATATTAGTTATGTTAGTATGTAGCCAGGAATCTGGAAATTAAAGTCCCTTCaaactcttcctttcttcctaaTAAATTTATACATCCTCTATGCATTTATCTTTACAATGAGATACCTTGGATAGCttctgagaggagcagctgctctcagaCCGTGGTAGATGCAGGTGTCCTTTCCACAGAGAAATTTCTTGCTAAAGGACATAGATTTTAAACTTTCATTGGTTGGAACTGTAACCTTAGGTGAAGCAGAGATTTCAGAATGTTGCTTGAGATTTGACTCTCCCTTGAGAGCTTGAATGAGCTGATGACAGCTGGGCAGGTGGGATGTgttgctgcagttcagcaagCAGGGGTAACTTATTCCCCTTTGGGAGCTTTATCCCAGTGGTGGCTGTAGATCTGTGTTCCTGCAGAGTGCTGGGGGAAGGCTCAGAGAAGCTCACAGCTggagttggactccatgatccttgtgggtccaTTCCAACTCAAAATACTCGGTGATTCTGTGAGCTCTCTTAAATGAATATTTTGAGTTTCAGCTTTGGTTCAGGTTCTTATAATATGGAAGCCTGTTTTCCACCCTGTCGTGTGCCATTTGCCTCTTCATCCCTtctccctgagccttcccctgagctgctgagaATGTTGGAACAAGTTACTATTGTGATTCAATTGAATCTCACCTCTGAAAATGTCTGTCTGAAAAAGGAGGAGTTGGGGCCTTCTTCATAATCTTAGGGAGCATTTTCTATGAAGAGTGAATTCTTTTGTGGGATTATGGAGTCAAAAACCTTctgagtttgctttttttaatacCTGTACGGACTGGCCAACAGAGATATGCTGTAGTAACATTTTGATGTACTTACTAATACATTTTAATTGTAAACCTTTGCCTTAGGTGCTCTGCTTACAGGAAGTCCAAGAAGACCACTACAGAACAGAGATCAAGTCAAGTTTGGAATCCCTGGGTATGATGAAACTCTTAGGACCAATACATTGTCTTCTCCCCTGCAGGGATAACTTGTTACCCTTTAAGAAATCAGGGCTTTTTGAGGAAACTAGTACTATTATAGAATCAAGTCTTTTGCTATGACATGCAACAATGTTGTGTATCCTCTTTTACAAATTCATCAAGTGCTCTCTTGAAACCCCCTTAATCCTTTTTACCAGTATTCTTGTTGGGTAGCTCTTCCAGGGCATGTTTTTTCTGCCTTGAAACCTTCCAGATATTCATGAGGTTTTTATACAAATGCTGCCAGTCAGTCTGAATATATTGTCCTGTCACTATCTCTCCTGTAATTTTATGGAAGGAATGTGTTGCTAAGGGTTGATTCCATGGTGGTTTAAACTGATTTGAATCTTTTATGCCCTGCACCACCTTCCAGTCCCAGGGCCCCACTTCCATCCTGGCACTGGTTCTTGTGTGATGCCAGGAGGACATGGTAAAGGAGCAGCACTAGACtgatacttttttcttttttggttaGTTGAGGTAGTTTAGCTCCCAGAATTGAGTGTTTGCAAAGAAGAGGGTAATGGCAGTACTGATTGAAATCCCCTTGAAATGTGAAACAACACTGTGAGGCCAGGATTGTTGGGGGCAAGAGAGCTTGTAACTAGTGTACAGGAGGATCTGGAGCTTGCTttagctcttcctttccccatccctAGCTCCCAGATGCATGTCCTGCCCCTTATCCTGGCATAGTTTTGGCACTCACTGGTGAAATCCAGCAGTCCAGCAGAATACTATCCagactaattttatttttctgggttAGTTTTCTGTTAGCTTACTGAGttagcactaagtgccacaaCAAGTGGCCGGAGCAACATGGCCTGAATCTGTGAGAGGGGAATGGGAATCCCCTGTCCAGCACTGGTGTGAGCTCAGGTCAGCTCACCCTACTTCACTAAGGCTGTACTTCATGAATTCATAtggtctgggcagggcagagaacATTTAAAAACGGCAAAAACTAGATACTGTTTCAagatctatttttttcccttaaatagATCAGATCTTGTTTAAATCACCTCTgcataaaatgaagaaattggCAAATCACTATTTCTAGGTGGACTTGTTTGAACTCCAGTGCTGTCATTTGTTAAGTGTCTCTGTTTCCTTGGTGAAAGCTTGCCACTTGCTGCTCACTGGATAATTGCATAATTATGTAAATACATTTGAGACCTTTGTTCCATGAATAATTTTAGACATTGACTAATGACTTAGCATGATTAAGGCTTTTGATTGGTAATGCTTCACTGGTATTACTCCTAAGCCATTCTTGTAGCATCCAGAAAAAACTTCAATGCACAAGGCCACTTTTATGTGCCTTGTGGGGgtttctgtgttgttttggtttggggttttttccagaTGAGGAGATAAGAACATGACTGGTATCTTAGAGTATGTAGATGTTTGCACATTGCATAAGGTATTGGACCATGTTTCCTGTCCTGCCTTGCCTCAGCTCAGATTagggcagaaagaaaagagcacAAGTCTATGTGAACTTCACACAAGCTTTGGTACTTCAGACTGGGGGTTGACTGTGATGTGAGAAAGCAGCGTGAGATCTTtctgatttgtttgtttgtttgttttacaatCTCTATTTATACAATAGTATTTTATGTTCTTAATTGCCTTTCTTGCAGGATATCACTGTGAGTATAAAATGAGGACAGGCAGAAAACCTGATGGCTGTGCCATTTGCTTCAAAACTTCCAAATTTAGCCTGATTTCCTCAAACCCAGTGGAATTTTTTCGCCGTGATATCCCACTCTTGGACAGGGACAACGTTGGACTGgtgttgctgctgcagcccagattTCAGTGTAAAGCCAATGCTGCCATCTGTATTGCCAATACACACCTACTGTACAACCCAAGGAGAGGGGACATCAAACTGACCCAGCTTGCAATGCTCCTGGCAGAGATTGCCAGTGTTGCCCCTCAGAAGGATGGCTCTTTCTGCCCAATTATCATCTGTGGGGACTTCAATTCTGTTCCTGGCTCTCCATTGTACAGATTTATAAAGGAAGGAAAGTTAAATTATGAAGGACTTGCTATAGGGAAGGTAGGCTGTGCTTCTCACTTCTCACCAAAAAAATGGTTAATGCTGATTAAAGAGAAGTATTTGGGTGGTGCTGTGATTGTTTCCATTGTAGTGCCTCTCTTAGTGCCTTGTCAGCAGCCTGCAAAGCAAAAGTTATTGCAGTTAAATAAGCTTGGATATATTAGCTGTGCCTTAGGGAATATTGTGTCCTCTCCCACcattctgaaaggaaaaactcACCAACAATCATTCCTGAAATTTAGTGAATCCACAGAACAATTGTATCACTGTGTTTGGATGATTTTATCACTGTGTTTAAGTGTCCCAGTCTTTAAGTAGGATAAAATAGCCACTTAATAAAAAACCTACTGTGTGCTCTGTGGGAAGATAACTCTTACTGTAGATAAACTTGGTGACTGCAGTAATTGTAAAAGCAAAGCTGCAATTAGATGCTGAATCTCAACTGTTCCATGATAAAAGATGTCTTGTTGTGAGCTCTTGTATGCAGCTGTTGGATGTGTCACATTCTATGTATTAGGAGTGACTGAACTACATAAAATGAGGAAACATGACCAAAAAAATAGCCCTGTTGGGTGTTGTTTGATAGTGGGACTTGATTCAAGCCCCCCTTTGACTTGACCTGCTCCCAGAAGGATCAGCATCCTGCAGCTGATCTGGGTAGCTCTCTGTGCTGAGCCAGTGCTGTCCTTGGAAGTGTCTCAGTGTCACAAGAACCATCTGGAAAAATTGGGTACCTGTAAAGAAGTTGCTATAGATAAACAGAGTGGATGTACATAAAGGGTGTTATTTTTACAGGGATTTGAATCATTATAATTATTCCAAGGGGCTGGgcctttttctttaaactttaCCAAAAAATGTTCACTTATTTCAGgtttgtttggtgggttttctttttttttgttgttgtttattaaatcagattttttttctgaaaaaagctTGTTGTCTTTCTCAGGTCTCTGGACAAGAACAGTTTCCAAGGGGACAAAGAATCTTATCTATTCCAATTTGGCCCAAAAAATTGGGTATTTCACAAAACTGTGTATatgaaataaaacagcagcaaaaggaagaaaacacaggTCAGTTTTTgaataaatgaatttttgtGAGCCTTTGAAAGCATCATTCAACTAGTACTGAAAACCATATGTTCTGTTTTAGTGGGGGAAAAACAGTGAGTCCTGAGTTTACAAAACTTTCTTGTTGGGCTCATTAGAGTGTAAAGTGATTTATTCACATAAACTTTGCAAATTTGAATCTTTATAAGATAATAGTTAGAAATTTCCCTTCAGGAATTGGTGTGTAATGTTTAAAGTCCCGTGTCTGCATCCTGaaagccagctgtgctgtgaatgGGAGAGGAAGGTGAAGGGATGCAGCACATGGACATAGTGTGGACCTGCATTGTGCCTCAGTGTTTATGAATTATAGTGTTGGCACTTCATGGAACAGTTGGGAAGAGCAAGTGATTCCTTGCTGAGTATGGCTACATCTTTCATccactattttttcctttgacagaaaaaacaattttaaatgaaTGGGACATAATATAAAAGAGTCTTTAAAGGGGATTTTACTAATGGAACAGAAGAATTAAATTCTGCTAGGTGAATTGTACCTTGCCTGCTGTAAAAAAATAACTGTACTTaaggatactttttttttttactgtagcTTTTCTGTAGCTCTTCAGCATTGGTCTTACTTATAtcctattttaaatataaattgaattcttttttattttgcaggagaaaaattgGAAACGGCAAAACCAGACAACACTGAGGAGATTGTAATAGCACCTGAAAAGTATGTATTGGGGAAAAATATGCAAGCCCTTGGCTGGTTACctggggttggttttggttttagaCCAAACTTATATCTGATTCCAGCTGTGGGTACCTGATGATCACCCAACCCTGTCTGCCCTTTTGGCAAAAGCATCATTGTTCATTTAAACATGAAAAGGCTGATCAGACAGCAGAATAGAATGTGTGTTCTTCAGGaatttgcagatattttttcaGAATGCAGGGCTGAGGTGTCAGTGCTGTCTAGATAGGACTTTCTGTCTGCTCATTATAAGAATGCCTCTGGCATTTTTTGTCACTTCTTGACATAAACAGAACATCATCCTTTGTAGGGACATTACAAGAAACATGTGATCTTGAGTCCAGTTACAGAAGCCATGTTTTtaaaagagggagaggaa from Molothrus ater isolate BHLD 08-10-18 breed brown headed cowbird chromosome 3, BPBGC_Mater_1.1, whole genome shotgun sequence harbors:
- the ANGEL2 gene encoding protein angel homolog 2, producing the protein MLPRHVQRLGRDWITHWNGSQILALNSPVSSCMRWAGHYPPWASFPLPISADFSANWRFPPFFGTWRQFQNSIWHLDNYTQSCCFHLPNPSMKSEGEEPLTKKRKLCGQDDTSTPEQQTDLSNQKEVSCLSVAQNEEKHGSKKGTIKRHWEYFCQQSKTMKIAKNKGSDQSSTGSEATFDFTVMSYNILSQNLLEDNSHLYRHCRQRLLFWTYRFPNILQEIKELDADVLCLQEVQEDHYRTEIKSSLESLGYHCEYKMRTGRKPDGCAICFKTSKFSLISSNPVEFFRRDIPLLDRDNVGLVLLLQPRFQCKANAAICIANTHLLYNPRRGDIKLTQLAMLLAEIASVAPQKDGSFCPIIICGDFNSVPGSPLYRFIKEGKLNYEGLAIGKVSGQEQFPRGQRILSIPIWPKKLGISQNCVYEIKQQQKEENTGEKLETAKPDNTEEIVIAPEKSSSKLRHHFKLSSVYSHYFPETGIPEVTTCHSRSAVTVDYIFYSAANNDTADQPGAEDSFCGGLKLLGRLALVTEKDLWTVNGLPNENNSSDHLPLLAEFRLIER